The segment CACGACAGCAATGAGGTCCACGCTTCCATCGTACCGCACCCGACTCATCGATCCCTGCGACGCGAGCGAGGTGCGAATAGGGTTGGGCCATGGATGCGATGCGGTCGACTGACTTGCCCAGGCTGCCCGGCCGACTTGTGGCAACGCTGATGGTGCTGGCAGTTGCCGCCTACGCGACGGCTGCTGGTTGTTCGATGAGCGGGGCCGACAGCTCGACAGCTGGTGCGTCCGGCGACCAGCCGAACATGTCGCGCGTCAGCCTGACCAAGGCCGCACCGGAGGGTCTGCTGCCGATCCTGGCCGTCGGTATGCAGGTGCAGCGAACCGACTGGATCGATCGGTACAAAGTCAGCATCGACGAGGCCGCCGAACTTGGCGCGACGGCCGTGAAGATCGTGTGCGACGCGCGGCAGGAGGACGGGCAGAGCAATTCGATCTACCTCGACATGCGACGCACGCCAACGCCCGATCAGCTCGGCGAGCTGTTCCGTCACGCCGACAGCCGCGGCTTGGACGTGATTTTCATGCCGATCGTGCTCGTCGATGACCCGAAGGCCGACGAGTGGCGTGGCACGCTGTCGCCGGAGTCGTGGGGCAAGTGGTTCGACTCGTACCGGGACGTTCTCGCACACTTCCTCTGGATCTGCGAGGGCAACGGCGTGGACGTCTTCGTTGTCGGCAGCGAGCTGTTGAGCAGCGAACGCCAGGCCGACGAATGGCAGGAGACCATCGCCTTCTGTCGCGAGCGATTTAGCGGCCTGCTCACCTACAGCAGCAACTGGGACCACTATCAGAAGGTCCCGTTCTGGCAGAAACTCGATCTGGTAGGCATGAACAGCTACTGGACGCTCGGCGACGATCGCGATGCCGACGTCGAGGAGATCACCGGCAACTGGCGGCCGATCAAGGCGAATCTGGCGACGTTCGTCGAGCGTGTCGACCGGCCGCTGATCTTCCTGGAAGTCGGCTGGTGCAGCCTGAGCAACGCCGTCGCCGAGCCTTGGGACTACACGCAACCGGTGCCGATCGACCTGCAGCTGCAGTCACGGCTCTGGCAGGGATTCTGGCAGTCGTGGCACGGCACGTCCTGGCTGGGCGGCATGAGTGTCTGGGAGTGGCCGCCCGGCGACGGCGGGTCGGACGATCGCGGATACACGCCGGAAAACAAGCCGGCCGAAGACGTCATTCGACGCTGGTTCGACGAGCCGCGTTGGGACGTGTCCGTCGATTCCGGGGCACGATCGTGACAACCGGCAGTGATATCTGGGCCAGCGGGAACACGGCCGATCGACGCTGGCGAACCGTCGGGACCGGCCTTGCCGCTGCCGGCGCTGCCGGTGGGCTCTGGCTGTTGGGCTCCGGTTGGATCGTGATTCAGGTCGCATCGGGTCTGCTCGCGATGACGTCGGCGGCCCTGTTCGCTCTGGCGATATGGCGTCGGCCGAGGTCGTTCACGGTCTCGGCTGCGGGCATTGAGCTCGTCGACGGCGGGCGTCGGTTCGGCGAGCGTCAACTCGTGCCGTGGTCGGCCATCGCGTGGTTCGGGACGCTGAGCGTGTGGCGATCGGACGACGTTCGCCTCGCCTTCGAACGCCACGGCGTCCACGGTCGATGGCCGCTGCCGGGCGGACGTCTCTCGATGTCAGAAGCCACGCCCATCCTCGACCGGGTCGCCGGCAGTGTGCCCGGCGTCGACGTCTCGTCCTGACCGCGAAAACGGATCACTTCGACGCGTGCAGCCACGCCAGCAAGTCGTCGACGTGTGCCGTCGCAAGGCACTCGACGGTGTCTGCAGCGCCGTAGTAGATCTTGACCTCGCCGTCGTCCTCCAGCAGCATTCCGCCCGGGAAGATGACGTCATTCCGAAAGCCGTCACGTTCCTCGGGCGTCTCCGGGACCAGCAGCGGCTCCTTTCCCATCGCGATGACACGCGACGGGTCGTCGCCGTCGAGCAGCATCAGGCCGGCGTAGTAGGTTTTGGTCCAGCGGTCTTCCCAGCCACGCTTGCCGAGCGTGTCGTCGACGTGAACCGCATGGAAGGTGGTGAGCCAGCCCTGCTTCGTACGAACCGGCGGCGCGGCCGGGCCGATCTTGTCGTTGGCGAAGGGTACATCCTGCGCGGCAAGGACCAGGTGCGTGTCGCCCCACCGTCGCATGTCGCTCGATCGGCTGAGCCAGACACTGAACAGGTCCGCACCCAGCAGGCCCCCGCCGTACGAGTTGAACGGCCGCTCCAGCCGCAGGTAGTCGCCGCCGATGCGTTCCGGGAAGAGCACGAGGTTTCGATTGTCCGGTGCCGTCAGGTGGACGACCTCCCACTTCTGGAAATCGTCCGTCCACGCCATGCCGCCGCGGAGCCCGTGCCTTGTGTCGACCGCGAAGCACATGAGGACGCGTCCCTCGATGACCGTCAGCCGCGGGTCGTAGAACCGGAGGATTTCGTAGTGGACATCGCGGTCTGGATAGAAGTCGCGGAGCAGTTCGCGAGCAAAGTCGACTCCGATGCAGGGCTCGGCATCGACGCTCCAGGAGACGCCATCGTCGCTGGTGGCGAGGCCGAGGTTGGTTCCGCGAAACTTGGCCTTGCCGACCTCGCCGATGTCGTTTCGGAAGACGCAGACGTACTTCCCCTGAAGCTTCACGACGCCCGCATTGAAGATGAGCGTTGCCTCGTACGGAATGTCAGCCGGGGCCAGGACGGGATTGGACGGATGGCGTTGGAGGGGGCTCATGGGGTCGGGTAGCGGCACTTCGGCCGACGGTTAGATGTGATACATCGCTTCGCCCGCGCCAGCCACTTGCGCCGCGTCTTCGGCAAGCTTGGCCAGCGTCCATTCGTCGCAGAGCGTGTTCTGCTGCTGAGCAAGCTGCTCTGCCACCATTTCGACCGCCCTTCCGCCGACGGTTGACGGGACGGCGTCGGCTTCGTCGGTCGGTTCGAGGGCCTCGAGCACCTGCCGGACCGTGATCTCCTCGGGTGGCCGCCGCAGTCGATAGCCGCCGCCGCTGCCGACCTTGCTCTCAAGCAGCGACGCCCGGCGCAGACCCAGCAGCACCTGTTCCAGGAACTTCGTCGGCAGCTGCTCCGAATCCGCAAGATCGCGACTTTGGGCGTAGGTGCCACGCGGATGCAATACCGCGAGTCGGACGGCGGCACGCAGGCCGTACTGGGTTCTCTTCGAAAGCTGCAACGGCGTGGCGTTCTGAGGGTGCTGTTCAGGCGCGGCATGGTGTCGCGCTAACCTTGCACCGTATGCGTCGCGTCCTCGGCTACAGCCTTACGACGGTCATCGCCCTGCTCCTGCTGGCCCTGCCAGCGGC is part of the Planctomycetota bacterium genome and harbors:
- a CDS encoding glycoside hydrolase family 130 protein encodes the protein MSPLQRHPSNPVLAPADIPYEATLIFNAGVVKLQGKYVCVFRNDIGEVGKAKFRGTNLGLATSDDGVSWSVDAEPCIGVDFARELLRDFYPDRDVHYEILRFYDPRLTVIEGRVLMCFAVDTRHGLRGGMAWTDDFQKWEVVHLTAPDNRNLVLFPERIGGDYLRLERPFNSYGGGLLGADLFSVWLSRSSDMRRWGDTHLVLAAQDVPFANDKIGPAAPPVRTKQGWLTTFHAVHVDDTLGKRGWEDRWTKTYYAGLMLLDGDDPSRVIAMGKEPLLVPETPEERDGFRNDVIFPGGMLLEDDGEVKIYYGAADTVECLATAHVDDLLAWLHASK
- a CDS encoding Rrf2 family transcriptional regulator; protein product: MQLSKRTQYGLRAAVRLAVLHPRGTYAQSRDLADSEQLPTKFLEQVLLGLRRASLLESKVGSGGGYRLRRPPEEITVRQVLEALEPTDEADAVPSTVGGRAVEMVAEQLAQQQNTLCDEWTLAKLAEDAAQVAGAGEAMYHI